A window of the Flavobacterium sangjuense genome harbors these coding sequences:
- a CDS encoding sterol desaturase family protein translates to MEEYGKILLIAMPFFLLLIVIEKVYGYFKGVDHAPMMDSISSISSGMTNAVKDALGLSIAIISYEWMVSHLAIIHIEATILTYVIAFFVIDFYGYWGHRWAHQINFFWNKHAIHHSSEEFNLACALRQPISSFVNLFTFLLLPAALFGVPSTVIAILLPIHLFLQFWYHTRYIGKLGFLEKFMVTPSHHRVHHAINPEYMDKNHGQIFIFWDKWFGTFQEELDSVPPVFGITRPAHTWNPIKINFQHLWLLIKDAYHAENWKDKFTIWFKPTGWRPKDFDEKYPVDKITDVYRFDKYGNQHSQLLMYWSLVQLFTTLGLISYLFGNIGTIGLPNIFVYGLFIFLTVYSYTELMDTRKLSIFWEGLRFIFSMGILYFYGDWFGMSTFLSFSNVLLIIYFTLSLLMSSYFVFVEFKNTQNKLSYDN, encoded by the coding sequence ATGGAAGAATACGGGAAAATCTTATTGATTGCTATGCCTTTTTTTCTTTTACTAATCGTAATCGAAAAAGTATATGGCTATTTTAAAGGTGTTGACCACGCGCCAATGATGGATAGCATTTCAAGTATCAGCTCCGGAATGACCAATGCCGTAAAAGATGCTTTGGGATTGAGTATTGCGATTATTTCCTATGAATGGATGGTTTCTCACTTGGCTATCATTCATATCGAAGCTACGATACTGACGTATGTAATTGCCTTTTTTGTCATTGATTTTTATGGTTATTGGGGACATCGATGGGCGCACCAAATCAATTTTTTCTGGAACAAACACGCTATTCACCACAGTAGCGAAGAATTCAATTTGGCTTGTGCGTTGCGTCAGCCGATTTCAAGTTTTGTAAATCTGTTTACTTTCTTATTACTGCCCGCAGCACTTTTCGGAGTACCATCAACTGTGATTGCCATTTTGTTGCCGATACATTTGTTTTTACAATTTTGGTATCACACGCGTTATATTGGCAAGCTTGGTTTTCTGGAAAAATTTATGGTTACGCCCTCACATCACCGAGTGCATCATGCTATCAATCCGGAATATATGGATAAAAATCACGGACAAATATTTATCTTTTGGGATAAATGGTTTGGCACTTTTCAGGAAGAATTAGATTCGGTTCCACCGGTTTTTGGCATCACAAGACCAGCGCATACATGGAATCCAATCAAAATTAATTTTCAGCATTTATGGCTTTTGATTAAAGATGCTTATCATGCCGAAAACTGGAAAGATAAATTCACGATTTGGTTTAAACCAACCGGCTGGCGTCCAAAAGATTTTGATGAAAAATACCCAGTTGATAAAATTACCGATGTGTATCGTTTTGATAAATACGGAAATCAACATTCACAACTTTTGATGTATTGGTCATTGGTACAATTGTTCACCACTTTGGGATTGATAAGCTATCTTTTTGGAAACATTGGAACAATCGGTTTACCCAATATTTTTGTCTATGGATTATTCATTTTCCTAACAGTTTACAGCTATACTGAACTGATGGATACACGTAAACTCTCCATTTTCTGGGAAGGATTACGATTTATTTTTTCAATGGGAATTCTTTATTTCTATGGCGATTGGTTTGGCATGTCAACCTTTTTATCCTTTTCAAATGTGCTGCTTATCATCTATTTCACTTTATCATTATTGATGAGTTCGTATTTTGTTTTTGTCGAATTCAAGAATACTCAAAACAAACTTTCTTATGATAACTAG
- a CDS encoding lysoplasmalogenase, with translation MITSQRLLQIFVVFGILYSILLLIGNETLTWYLKPFLIPFLFYAVVKSEPFDTKKWLLLALFFSWVGDCILMFADKGELYFIFGLVAFLIAHILFIVLFTQQTLVSVSFKKPLFWVGFVCATIYLISILSLLIPTLGDLKFAVTGYALTITIMLKVALKGTFDWEGNSKYIVLLGAAFFVISDSLLAIDKFYSPIAAASFSIMITYLIAQFSITFGILRLNQKNN, from the coding sequence ATGATAACTAGCCAACGATTGCTCCAGATTTTTGTGGTTTTTGGAATACTGTATTCCATACTTTTACTTATCGGAAACGAGACTTTGACTTGGTATTTAAAACCATTTTTGATTCCGTTTTTGTTTTATGCTGTGGTAAAAAGCGAGCCATTTGATACCAAAAAATGGTTGCTTTTAGCTTTGTTTTTTTCCTGGGTTGGCGACTGCATTTTGATGTTTGCCGATAAGGGCGAATTGTATTTTATCTTCGGATTAGTGGCTTTCCTAATTGCTCATATCTTATTCATAGTGCTATTTACCCAACAGACATTAGTAAGTGTCAGCTTCAAAAAGCCTTTATTTTGGGTTGGTTTTGTTTGCGCAACTATTTATTTGATTAGCATACTTTCACTTTTGATTCCGACTTTAGGAGATTTGAAATTTGCCGTAACCGGATATGCATTGACTATCACGATTATGCTAAAAGTGGCTTTGAAAGGAACTTTTGACTGGGAAGGGAATTCAAAATATATTGTGCTTTTGGGCGCTGCTTTTTTTGTGATTTCGGATAGTCTTTTAGCTATTGACAAGTTTTATTCACCAATTGCAGCTGCATCTTTTTCGATAATGATAACCTATCTGATAGCGCAGTTCAGCATTACTTTTGGAATTTTGAGATTGAATCAAAAAAATAATTAG
- a CDS encoding YeeE/YedE family protein, with protein sequence MEILTHTWHWSVAGFLIAVVMLLLNYFGKVFGMSSNLRSLCAMTGVGKKVPFFDWDWKSQRWNLAVVVGAMIGGYVAVHFLSDASNVDINPKTIEQLSAMGIDAPNGKLLPDALFGNQIFESPKMIIMLLVGGLLIGFGSRYAGGCTSGHAIAGMSNLQLPSLKAVIGFFVGGLIMSHYILPLLF encoded by the coding sequence ATGGAAATTTTAACTCACACTTGGCATTGGTCGGTTGCAGGTTTTCTCATAGCCGTAGTAATGCTGTTACTTAATTATTTCGGAAAAGTGTTTGGAATGTCGTCCAATCTTCGCTCGTTATGTGCCATGACAGGCGTTGGAAAAAAAGTTCCCTTTTTTGATTGGGATTGGAAATCACAACGCTGGAATTTAGCCGTTGTTGTTGGCGCGATGATTGGCGGTTATGTGGCAGTTCATTTTTTGAGTGATGCTTCGAATGTCGATATTAATCCAAAAACTATTGAACAATTATCGGCGATGGGAATTGACGCGCCAAACGGGAAATTATTGCCGGATGCGCTATTTGGAAATCAAATATTTGAATCTCCAAAAATGATTATCATGCTACTCGTTGGCGGATTGTTAATTGGTTTTGGTTCCCGTTATGCCGGCGGTTGTACTTCGGGTCACGCCATTGCCGGAATGAGTAATTTGCAGTTACCTTCTTTAAAAGCGGTTATCGGCTTTTTTGTCGGAGGTTTGATTATGTCACATTATATTTTACCCTTACTTTTTTAA
- a CDS encoding DUF6691 family protein: MNYLKYLLVGFFFGIVLTKAEAVSWYRIYEMFQFQSFHMYGIIMTAISVGVVSIQIIKRNKLKDFDGNLLTIQDKEKGNARYWIGGILFGLGWAMVGACPGPIFILLGAGFMSVGLILIGAILGTFLYGVLKDKLPH, from the coding sequence ATGAATTATTTAAAATATTTACTTGTTGGATTTTTCTTTGGTATTGTTTTAACCAAAGCTGAAGCGGTTTCCTGGTACCGAATTTATGAAATGTTTCAATTCCAGTCGTTTCATATGTATGGCATTATTATGACAGCAATTTCAGTTGGAGTTGTTAGTATCCAAATCATAAAAAGAAATAAGTTAAAAGACTTCGATGGGAACCTGCTAACGATTCAAGACAAAGAAAAAGGCAACGCGCGTTATTGGATTGGCGGTATTCTTTTTGGATTAGGCTGGGCCATGGTTGGTGCTTGTCCTGGACCAATTTTTATACTACTCGGCGCAGGTTTTATGAGCGTCGGATTGATATTGATTGGCGCTATTCTTGGAACTTTTTTGTATGGCGTTTTAAAGGATAAATTACCGCATTAG
- a CDS encoding 2-dehydro-3-deoxyphosphooctonate aldolase, with translation MKIKPFLVAILIAITTTSCVSTKSTLKNVDDNAPIPTLSANNTFVLTEYSKDKKYGYDADYPINVFYKNTKDENLNAERFLNALAGPKGEKITFSKVESCCPFPTKRTEIGAGFLDLYELKWEGQTEPVKLYLNIYEKGYLLVPIGLSIKK, from the coding sequence ATGAAAATCAAGCCATTTTTAGTTGCAATTCTTATTGCAATAACAACCACATCCTGCGTTAGTACAAAATCTACTTTAAAAAATGTAGATGACAATGCCCCAATTCCAACATTATCAGCAAACAACACTTTTGTTCTGACAGAATACAGTAAGGACAAAAAATATGGTTATGATGCCGATTATCCTATTAATGTTTTTTACAAAAACACCAAAGACGAAAACCTAAACGCCGAACGTTTTCTAAATGCTTTAGCCGGACCAAAAGGTGAAAAAATAACATTTTCTAAAGTGGAAAGCTGTTGTCCTTTTCCAACCAAAAGAACCGAAATCGGAGCAGGCTTTCTTGATTTGTATGAGTTAAAATGGGAAGGACAAACCGAGCCGGTAAAATTATACCTAAACATTTATGAGAAAGGATATTTGCTTGTTCCCATCGGTCTTTCCATCAAAAAATAA